The Bernardetia sp. region GCATATTTTGTAGGGTGTAATGGTAAAAATGCTGCACCAAAACAAGCAGAGAAAGTACGCTGAGGCTCTGTAATACCTACTTCTGTACCTGCTACCTTAGCCGTATAACCAGAGATAAAGTGGTACATAGCTTGTCCTTTTTCTAATTTAGAGATTGGAGGCAAAACACCATACGCATCACAAGTTAAGAAGAAAATGTTTTTTGGAATGCTACCCACAGAAGGTTCAACAGCATTATCAATATGATAAATTGGGTAAGCAACACGAGTATTTTCTGTTACTTCAGAATTTTTATAATCTACATTTCGTGTTCCTTCTGCAAAACGAGTGTTTTCTAATAAAGCTCCAAACTTTACAGCCTTCCAAATTTGAGGTTCTTTTTCTTCTGTAAGGTCAATTACTTTTGCATAACACCCACCTTCGAAGTTGAAGACAGAATTTGAAGTCCAGCCATGTTCGTCATCTCCGATAAGTGGACGGTTAGGGTCTGCTGAAAGTGTTGTTTTTCCTGTTCCTGAAAGACCAAAGAAAATAGCAGTATCGCCTTCTTTTCCAATATTTGCAGAGCAGTGCATCGCCAAAACATCATGTTTTTGAGGAAGAAGGTAATTCAATACAGAGAAAATTCCTTTTTTCATTTCTCCTGTATAACCTGTTCCACCAATCAAAATCATTTTTTTAGTGAAATTGATGATAGCAAAGTTACTTTGGCGAGTACCATCTACCTCTGGGTCTGCTAAAAACTCTGGTACTTGGAGAATGGTAAAAGTAGGGTCAAAAGATGCTAATTCAGAAACCTCTGGACGAAGAAACATATTATGACAAAAAAGATTTGCCCACGGCATTGTATTGATGACACGAAGTTTGAGCTGATAATTTGGGTCAGCACCTGCATACGCATCACGTACATAAAGGTCTTTTCCTTCTAAAGATGCAATCATCTTCTCCATTAGCGCATCAAACTTTGCAGGTTCGAAGGCGATGTTTATATCTCCCCACCAAACTGTATTTTCAGTTTCAGCATCCTTAACGACAAATCTGTCTTTAGGAGAACGCCCTGTAAACTTGCCTGTGTCGCACATCAACGCACCTGTACTAGACAATACCCCTTGTTTATTATTGATTGTATGTTCTACAAGTTCGGGCGCAGACAAGTTCCAATATACATTCGCTGCGTTTTTGATTCCTAGCTCTTCAATTCCTGATTGGTTAGACTTGACTCCGTGTTGTTGCATAATAAAATGTCAGTATGTATTAAATTGGTAAAATCAAAAAAGCCAATTTGTTTTTCATAGCTAATGAAAGACAAATTGGCAAAATATCTATAATGAATATATAGGTTTAGTAGAATTAATTTTTCTATCTTTTTTACTTTTCTTGGTCAAGTTTAAAGATAAAGACAAAAGAAAAGCACATTTTTTGGCACTCACAAAAACAGACTTATTCTTTTGAGAAGAAAACATTAAATCAAAAAGCATACTTTTTTGAGATAGGTTTTCAAACAACTGTTTAAATAAGCTTTGTTGTTTTTTTAAAGAAAGAGGCATCAAAAGCAATAGACGCATAAGCAGTTAGTTACTACCAATACAAAATTAGTCCCTACAAAATTGTAAACTATAATTATTGCACACAAAGGTACAATTATTTTGCGATGTAGGGCAAAATTCACACCGAAAAAATAAAATAAAATCGGCTTATTTTGACTTTGTCAGTAGCTTTTATATTTTGATAGCGTATTTTTTTGCTCAAAAAACTAAATTTTCCTTCAATAAATTAAGGATTAAGGATTTACAAAACAGTCTAAAGACAAGATGATATATCATTTTTAATAATTACTAAAACTGCTTAGTAAGGTTTTCTACAACCTCTCTGATTTTGCTCTTTCCAGTTGTTAGGTCGCTCTGAATATCCATAATTGTTTTGTCTGCTGCCAAAACAAACGTATTTCGCTTTGGAATAGAAACTATTGGCAACAAAGAATCATAGAGTTTGGCAACTTTTCCCTTTGTATCTGCCAAAAGTTCGAAGGGCAACTTGTATTCCTTCTTAAATCGCTGATGCGTTTCGATATCATCTTTACTGATTCCGATGACAGTAACACCTAAATCTCTGAATGCTCCAAATTCATCCCTAAACGAGCAGGCTTGTTCTGTACAGACACTTGTAAAATCTTTTGGATAAAAATAAATAATGCAAGGTTCGTTACCTACTGAATCGTAGAGTGTAAACTCTTCTCCAGAAGTAGAATCTAGTGTAAAATTAGGTGCTTTATCTCCAATTTTTAGTCCCATAAGTAGTATATTTTATTTGTTTGTAAATAATTCCCCTGTTCAACCAACCAGTTAGTAATAAGTTTGAAAACTAATAAAGATTAATTTGTCTCAAAAATAAAACTATCCTGTATGCCAATGAGTTAATAAAATGTTGGATGCAATTAAGATTATCTTCTAATAAATTTTAGAGAATAGATAAAACTTTTTTCTTAGCTCAAAAGTGCTTAATTTTGCATTCAGTTTCAAAAAAACACTTTTTTATAACTTTAAAAAGAAACCATAGACTATGAACTTAGTGAATAAGCCTGCGCCACGTTTTTCAGCTCCTGCCGTAATTGATGGCGAAGAAATCATTAACGACTTTTCATTAGACCAATATATCGGCAAAAAGAATGTAATTCTTTTCTTTTACCCTAAAGATTTTACATTTGTTTGCCCAACTGAAATTTTAGCTTTCCAAGAAAAATTATCTGTTTTTGCAGAGAAAGATACAGTTGTTGTAGGCTGCTCTACTGATACAGAAGAAACTCACCTTGCTTGGTTACTTACTCCAAAAAATAAAGGAGGAATCGAAGGAGTAACTTTCCCAATGGTAGCAGATACTGCCAAAACAATCGCTACAAATTATGGTGTTTTGGGTGGAGATTACACGTATGATGACAACGGAAACCTTGTTTTTGAAGGCGCACCTATCTGTCTTCGTGGAACATATCTTATCAATAAGGAAGGAATTATCAAGCACGTTTCTATCAACGATTTTCCTTTAGGACGTAATATTGACGAGTATATCCGTTTGGTAGATGCTCTTCGTTATGTAGAGAAGCACGGAGAAGTTTGTCCTGCAAACTGGGAAGAAGGAAAAGAAGCAATGCACGAAACTAGAGAAAGTGTTGCTAACTACTTAGGTAAGCAATAGTTTTTTGCTAGATAAATCATTCAAAAATCCTAACTTGTCGTTCAGATAAAGTTAGGATTTTTTTGTATCCAGTTATTTCATCGCTTCTTGAAAATAGACAAACTTCATATTGCCCTCATATTTCTTGCCTGTATAGTGGCATATATTTTACCTTTTGAGCTATTTCTGTTTAGTTATGTTGTCTTAGGCCCTCTTCATTACCTAACTGAACTTGCTTGGTTACATGAAAAAAAATATTTTTCTTCCTCTAAAGTAGAATTGCTTATTATCTTTTTCTGTGCTGTTGTCGTCTCCATAAATTATATTGTTTATCGTGTAGGAATTGATATAGCTACCCTCATTCCCTCCTTCAAATCACATTATTCAACACATTTTATATTTCTAGCATGGGTAGCTGCTTTTTCATCCACTTTATTAAAAAAATGGCAGCATAAACTTTACCTTTTCTTATTTTTCTTGTTGGGAGTTTACCTAATCAGAAACCAGTTTTACTATTTATTTTTTATAGGGCTATTGTTGCCTACGCTTATTCATGTTTTTGTTTTTACAACCATTTTTATGCTGCTAGGCATCCGAAGAAATAATAATTTTTGGACAAAAATATGTTTTATCAGTTTTATCGTTTGTGCCATTAGTTTTTTTATAACTCCTGCATATCTACCTTCTCACTTTATTTCTAAAGAAACAGAAGCTATTTATCTGACAAGTGGTTTTGAAATATTAAATAAGACCTTACTCTATATTTTTGATGGTGTTATATTTGATACTAATGATACAAAACTCATTTTCACCTCTTCCCTATCTATCAAAATTCAACGTTTTGTTGCCTTTGCTTATACTTACCACTATCTCAACTGGTTTTTAAAAGTAAAAGTCATTGCTTGGTACAAAATAGATAAAATACGACTTTTTGTAGCTCTTTTTCTTTGGTTGATTAGTTTAGGTATCTACTTTTATGATTTCAAAGTAGGAATTTTGACACTTTATTTCCTGAGTATGTTACATGTTTTTATGGAATTCCCGTTGAATATACAGTCTATCAAGGCTTTGATTAAAAGGTAAAATTATTTATCTTTTATTTGTATTTTTATAGTACTCAAACTGATTTAAAACTAGCTTAAATAACTCAAATCTCTATGAAAATTAATTTACATAAAAAATATAGTCTTTTTATATTTGCGCTTGTCTTTGGATGTAGTATCCTTTTATCTAGCTGTGGAGCATCCAAGCGTTCTGACTGCCCAACGTATAGAGATTCTGACCCAAAAGTTATTTTTGGAGAAATGACTTTTGAAGAACGAATGGAACAACAAGAAAAAGACCTTCAAGTAAAATCGGATAGACAACGACGAAAAGAAGCTAGAAAGCAAATCAAACGTTCTAAAAAGAATAAGAAAAAACGCAAAAGATAACCCAAATATTTCTTTATGGAAGATGAATTAGACAATCAAATTGACTTACTACACGAAGGCTATGTAGCTCTAAGAGATAAACTTATAGGTTGGTTTGAAACCTTAGTAGCAATGCTACCCAATTTTTTCTTGGCAGTTATTGTACTATTAGTATTCTACTTTATTGCAAAAGCTATTAGAGTTGGTATTAATCGTGCGCTTACTCGTCTTGTAGATAATCGTAACATCTTAGAGCTTGCTACACAAATCATTTTTTATGTGATTATGATTATAGGAACTTTTGTAGCACTAGGAGTTCTGAATTTGGACAAAACGGTTACATCTTTACTCGCTGGTGCTGGTGTGATTGGTCTTGCGCTTAGTTTTGCCTTTCAAGATTTGGCAACCAATTTTATCTCTGGAATTTTTATTGCCGTACAGAAACCGTTGCAAATTGGCGACTTAATACAAACTCACGAATATATTGGTTATGTAAAAAGAATAGGTTTGAGAGCGATTGATATAGAAAACTTTGATGGTCAGTATGTTATTATTCCTTCAAAGGATGTTTTTCAGACTCCACTCTTAAACTATAACCGTTTGAATCATCGTAGAGTAAATCTACCCATAGGAGTTTCGTATGGCGATGATATAGAAAAAGTAGAGCGTTTGCTTTATGATACTATTCGTAATTTGGAAATTACTAGAGACGATTATACTGATGTACGTATAGATTTTGATGGCTTTGGAGATAGTTCAGTCAATTTTATTGTTCGTTTTTGGATAAACCATTGCGACCAACCGTCTTATCATAGAGCCTATACACAAGCAGGTATTGCAATCAAAAAAGCCTTCGATAAAAATGATATTACCATACCTTTCCCTATCCGTACTTTAGATTTTGGAATCAAAGGTGGCGAAAAAATGGAACAACAACTCGCTATCTTGGAAAAACTAGGTAAAGGGAAGTAACTGCTTTTCACTCATTTTTATACTTTTCAATAAAGATAATTTCAGAGCCAAGAATCACTTATTTTATTTTGGAGTATCACTATTCTTAGCCTAACCCTCTAATAGCATTGCCTCCAACTATATTTATAGGTTATTTTTCATTGTCAATTATTAAACAAAGCAAGAGCAAAAGCTAGAGTTATTTTTTATACATTTCTTGAAAAAAACTTACTGCAACAGATTGTAGCAATAAATTGTTTATTTTTTTCTTTAAACTACTCAAAAATCATTATTTATCATTATTTTTAGCCAAAATATAAATTAATCACTTTAACTATCATGAGGGCTAAAAATTATTTAACTTACTTTGTATTATTTTATTTGTTCAGTATAGCATTTAACTCTTTTTCACAGCCTCTTAATAATGAATGTACAGGAGCTTTTAATTTAACTGTCAATATAGGTGCTTGTGTTCCTGTTGAACACACAAATGTAAACGCTACATTTGGTAATGCANNNNNNNNNNNNNNNNNNNNNNNNNNNNNNNNNNNNNNNNNNNNNNNNNNNNNNNNNNNNNNNNNNNNNNNNNNNNNNNNNNNNNNNNNNNNNNNNNNNNTGGAGGAGGAGACGGTACAATGGATATTTGTATTCAAAATCAGTATTCAGATTGTAATGTAAGTTTTCCAATTTGTAGCAGCACTTCTTTCAATACAAACAGCTTTGGAGTAGGAAATGAATTAACCAATATACCAGGATGTTTTGGGAACTCTAACGAACTAGAAACTGTATGGATGACTTTTACAACACAAACAGCAGGAAATATAGGTTTTACGATAGACCCACAAAGTGCCACAGATGATGATTATGATTTTATATTATATCGTGCTGATAATAATAATTTTTGTGATGATATAAATACAAATGGAAGTATTGTATCCTGTAATGCTAGTTCTTCTACTGGTGCAAGTGGAAGCACAGGAATAAACACATTAATCTCAACAGGTTTTACAGATAATGACCCAAATCCTAATTCTGAAAACCCAGGGGCAGGAAATCCATATAATCACTTTGTTCCGACCACAGCAGGAGATAAATACTATTTAATAATTGATAATTTTAACACTTCTAATATAGGTTTTGATATTAGTTTTTCAGGAACAGCAGACCTAGACTGTACAATATTACCACTAGAATTGACAGAATTTGGAGGAGAAAAAGTAAAGGAACAAAATCTACTACACTGGGCTACTGCTAGAGAATACAATACTTCTCATTTTGAAATAGAGAGAAGTCAAGATGCAATGGATTTTATTAAAATTGGAGAGTTAAAAAGTGGAAATAAAAAATTAGAAACTCAAATCTATCAATATTGGGACAATGAGCCTCAAGTGGGTATAAATTATTATCGTCTCAAACAAGTAGATTTGGATGGTACCTTTACGTATACCAAAACAATAGCCATTGATAACCAAGGAATAATCACCACTTTTGAGATTCAAAAAATGTATCCGAATCCTGCCCAAAATGTCATCAATTTTGTCTT contains the following coding sequences:
- a CDS encoding peroxiredoxin; amino-acid sequence: MGLKIGDKAPNFTLDSTSGEEFTLYDSVGNEPCIIYFYPKDFTSVCTEQACSFRDEFGAFRDLGVTVIGISKDDIETHQRFKKEYKLPFELLADTKGKVAKLYDSLLPIVSIPKRNTFVLAADKTIMDIQSDLTTGKSKIREVVENLTKQF
- a CDS encoding T9SS type A sorting domain-containing protein → GGGDGTMDICIQNQYSDCNVSFPICSSTSFNTNSFGVGNELTNIPGCFGNSNELETVWMTFTTQTAGNIGFTIDPQSATDDDYDFILYRADNNNFCDDINTNGSIVSCNASSSTGASGSTGINTLISTGFTDNDPNPNSENPGAGNPYNHFVPTTAGDKYYLIIDNFNTSNIGFDISFSGTADLDCTILPLELTEFGGEKVKEQNLLHWATAREYNTSHFEIERSQDAMDFIKIGELKSGNKKLETQIYQYWDNEPQVGINYYRLKQVDLDGTFTYTKTIAIDNQGIITTFEIQKMYPNPAQNVINFVFTVPTSNSEIQVEIFDSNGKSVSKNTNTYQKGVQNFNQNVSSFSKGLYILRISNLKTGETLTEKFIKQ
- the pckA gene encoding phosphoenolpyruvate carboxykinase (ATP) yields the protein MQQHGVKSNQSGIEELGIKNAANVYWNLSAPELVEHTINNKQGVLSSTGALMCDTGKFTGRSPKDRFVVKDAETENTVWWGDINIAFEPAKFDALMEKMIASLEGKDLYVRDAYAGADPNYQLKLRVINTMPWANLFCHNMFLRPEVSELASFDPTFTILQVPEFLADPEVDGTRQSNFAIINFTKKMILIGGTGYTGEMKKGIFSVLNYLLPQKHDVLAMHCSANIGKEGDTAIFFGLSGTGKTTLSADPNRPLIGDDEHGWTSNSVFNFEGGCYAKVIDLTEEKEPQIWKAVKFGALLENTRFAEGTRNVDYKNSEVTENTRVAYPIYHIDNAVEPSVGSIPKNIFFLTCDAYGVLPPISKLEKGQAMYHFISGYTAKVAGTEVGITEPQRTFSACFGAAFLPLHPTKYAEMLGKKMEESNVNVWLVNTGWSGGSYGVGSRMKLSYTRAMITAALEGKLDNVNYEEQPIFGVKIPSECPDVPTNILNPKNTWENKSEYDATANKLASAFVANFEKYADYANDEIMAGAPKAMANS
- a CDS encoding mechanosensitive ion channel family protein, whose product is MEDELDNQIDLLHEGYVALRDKLIGWFETLVAMLPNFFLAVIVLLVFYFIAKAIRVGINRALTRLVDNRNILELATQIIFYVIMIIGTFVALGVLNLDKTVTSLLAGAGVIGLALSFAFQDLATNFISGIFIAVQKPLQIGDLIQTHEYIGYVKRIGLRAIDIENFDGQYVIIPSKDVFQTPLLNYNRLNHRRVNLPIGVSYGDDIEKVERLLYDTIRNLEITRDDYTDVRIDFDGFGDSSVNFIVRFWINHCDQPSYHRAYTQAGIAIKKAFDKNDITIPFPIRTLDFGIKGGEKMEQQLAILEKLGKGK
- a CDS encoding peroxiredoxin, coding for MNLVNKPAPRFSAPAVIDGEEIINDFSLDQYIGKKNVILFFYPKDFTFVCPTEILAFQEKLSVFAEKDTVVVGCSTDTEETHLAWLLTPKNKGGIEGVTFPMVADTAKTIATNYGVLGGDYTYDDNGNLVFEGAPICLRGTYLINKEGIIKHVSINDFPLGRNIDEYIRLVDALRYVEKHGEVCPANWEEGKEAMHETRESVANYLGKQ